The Aureispira anguillae genome contains a region encoding:
- a CDS encoding dolichyl-phosphate beta-glucosyltransferase: protein MKDISIIFPAYNEVERIEPTIVSYYEALEEMNFSYELLVVDDGSTDDTVLLIQQLCTRIPNLRLIQCPENKGKGAAVRVGMLNALGEIRIMTDADGSVEADQLDKLLHPILFEKADVSIGSRYIEGAVVSNPQPLYRRWWSRFANVIIQKILLPGILDTQCGFKAFKASVATAVFGDTATNGWSFDLEALALAQLKGFQIQEIPVCWADDARSKGHLGQLPKTIAELFRIRKQIKHKQLALEKI, encoded by the coding sequence ATGAAAGATATAAGCATTATTTTCCCTGCCTACAATGAAGTAGAACGAATTGAACCCACTATTGTATCCTATTATGAAGCGCTAGAAGAAATGAACTTTAGCTACGAACTGCTTGTTGTGGATGATGGGTCTACTGACGATACGGTGCTATTGATCCAACAGCTTTGTACTAGAATTCCTAACTTGAGACTTATTCAATGCCCAGAAAATAAAGGAAAGGGCGCAGCGGTACGAGTAGGAATGTTAAATGCACTAGGAGAAATTCGGATTATGACCGATGCGGATGGCTCTGTAGAGGCTGATCAATTGGATAAGTTGCTTCACCCTATTCTTTTTGAAAAGGCTGATGTGTCTATTGGTTCTCGTTATATAGAGGGCGCAGTAGTTAGTAATCCCCAGCCTTTGTATCGCCGTTGGTGGAGTCGATTTGCTAATGTTATTATTCAAAAAATACTCTTGCCAGGGATATTGGATACGCAGTGTGGTTTTAAGGCATTCAAAGCATCTGTAGCTACTGCTGTTTTTGGAGATACGGCCACAAATGGTTGGTCTTTTGACTTGGAAGCCTTAGCTTTAGCACAACTAAAAGGTTTTCAAATTCAAGAAATTCCAGTATGTTGGGCTGATGATGCTCGAAGCAAGGGGCATTTGGGACAATTGCCCAAAACCATTGCAGAATTGTTTCGCATTCGAAAACAAATCAAACATAAACAATTAGCCTTAGAAAAAATCTAA
- a CDS encoding radical SAM protein, with the protein MKKLFSIPSIRRKRYDLKVAKLVMAAAADPYRPLVAHFLITKRCNLSCGYCFEYDNVSPPIPLDTLKARIDEFKRLKVVFVTLNGGEPLMHPNIVELVRYIYDAGMVPMMNSNGFLLKPALIQQLNDAGLYAIQISCDGMKKNKVSRKTMDILRPKLDLLAELAEFKVRINTVLGACPPQEAIAVTQIVLDLGFDAQCSLLRDANGAAIPLNKENQDAYFAIRKMRGRLPAILNDGFQLPLVNGEENDWKCRSGARYFHIDEHGLVHLCQPRSGFPAKHISDYNKETIKACFHMYKSCSKRCAHAYAHIGSRLDTFRHQEDF; encoded by the coding sequence ATGAAAAAGCTTTTTTCTATTCCCTCTATTCGAAGAAAACGCTATGATCTAAAAGTAGCTAAATTAGTAATGGCTGCTGCTGCTGATCCCTATCGCCCTTTGGTCGCTCATTTCTTGATTACCAAACGCTGCAATTTATCTTGTGGTTATTGTTTTGAATATGACAATGTATCGCCACCGATTCCCTTGGATACGCTCAAAGCACGCATTGACGAATTTAAGCGGTTGAAAGTGGTTTTTGTTACGCTTAATGGCGGAGAGCCATTGATGCATCCCAATATCGTAGAACTCGTACGCTATATTTATGATGCTGGAATGGTTCCGATGATGAATTCTAATGGATTTCTATTAAAGCCAGCACTTATACAGCAGCTTAACGATGCAGGGCTCTATGCCATACAGATTTCCTGTGATGGAATGAAAAAAAATAAGGTTTCTCGAAAAACCATGGACATTTTGCGCCCCAAGTTGGATTTATTGGCAGAATTAGCTGAATTTAAGGTACGAATCAATACTGTTTTGGGAGCCTGTCCTCCACAAGAGGCAATAGCAGTAACTCAAATCGTTTTGGATTTAGGATTTGATGCTCAATGTTCTTTGCTTCGAGATGCTAATGGGGCCGCAATTCCACTCAATAAGGAGAACCAAGACGCTTATTTTGCCATTCGAAAGATGCGTGGTCGGCTTCCTGCTATTTTGAATGATGGTTTCCAATTGCCTTTAGTGAATGGAGAAGAAAATGATTGGAAATGCCGTTCTGGGGCTCGTTATTTTCACATTGATGAACATGGGCTGGTTCACTTGTGCCAACCTAGAAGCGGTTTTCCCGCAAAGCATATTAGTGATTATAATAAGGAAACAATCAAAGCCTGTTTTCATATGTACAAATCTTGCTCTAAGCGTTGTGCGCATGCTTATGCCCATATCGGCAGTCGGCTAGATACCTTTCGGCACCAAGAAGATTTTTAA
- a CDS encoding AraC family transcriptional regulator, which yields MKFNTKIDETLFISTIASQQDDQFCRRLDEGLSVIWNVGNDAQFKVDNKEIRIKKNCVIFLTEFYNVDSFEFQQLNVIQFSRQFYCVESNDELGCRGLLFFGEQHVPKIILPADTIKQFKLLWEVFMMEMEEEDDFKLEMLRSLLKRFLILCLRVYKKQNNNLPTDNSNVALIRKFNYLVEKNYKTHSKVSDYAQLLHKSPKTLSNIFSKYINRTPLQIINERRFLEAKRMLLYTDQLIYEIAEELNFKDVQSFSHFFSVRAGVAPSSFRATL from the coding sequence ATGAAGTTTAATACTAAAATAGATGAAACGCTTTTTATTTCGACGATAGCATCTCAACAAGACGATCAATTTTGTAGGAGGCTAGACGAGGGCTTAAGTGTCATCTGGAATGTAGGAAACGATGCCCAATTTAAAGTTGACAATAAGGAAATTAGGATAAAAAAAAATTGTGTTATTTTTTTGACAGAATTTTATAATGTTGATAGCTTTGAATTTCAACAACTGAATGTGATTCAATTTTCTAGGCAATTTTATTGCGTAGAGAGCAACGATGAGCTGGGCTGTAGAGGCTTGCTTTTTTTTGGAGAACAACATGTGCCTAAAATTATTTTGCCAGCAGATACCATCAAGCAGTTTAAGTTATTGTGGGAGGTATTTATGATGGAAATGGAAGAGGAGGATGACTTTAAATTAGAGATGTTGAGAAGTTTACTCAAGCGATTTTTGATTTTATGCCTTAGAGTTTATAAAAAGCAAAATAATAACCTACCTACTGATAATAGCAATGTCGCTCTAATTAGAAAATTCAATTATCTTGTTGAAAAAAACTATAAAACCCATTCAAAGGTATCCGATTACGCCCAATTACTGCACAAGTCCCCCAAAACGCTTTCTAATATCTTTAGTAAGTATATTAATAGAACACCGCTTCAAATTATTAATGAACGTCGATTTTTAGAGGCAAAGAGAATGCTGTTATACACCGATCAATTGATTTATGAAATAGCTGAAGAACTAAATTTTAAAGACGTTCAATCTTTTAGCCACTTTTTTAGTGTTCGAGCGGGAGTTGCTCCTTCCTCTTTTCGAGCGACTTTGTGA
- a CDS encoding LysM peptidoglycan-binding domain-containing protein, with the protein MKKQISWVILQLWAGILISYGQEIQYFSSDSSSYILMDVYAQIGNQIYTLQDSSVGECWAIVAQKDFNNNGYLDLLLGHIHGCGGNCCGNSYSFITFDKNHFVRTQEVGNGDYLHTELWKGKLSILLQTNVKDSVTGHQKWLKERYVLQGDSIVKIETYKASKINTSESDYLLQWNNRNYPANSHFTHVIKKEGQSLWALANKYQTTVSAIKALNQLPNDFIFIGDSLKIPIPDTQAFHLHAIRTAGETLWAISQHYNVPVAVIKRVNGIDGDTIKVGETLKIPKTH; encoded by the coding sequence ATGAAAAAGCAAATTAGTTGGGTAATTTTGCAGCTATGGGCTGGTATTTTAATTTCTTATGGTCAAGAGATACAGTATTTTTCTTCTGACAGTAGCAGTTATATCCTAATGGATGTCTATGCTCAAATTGGAAATCAAATTTATACCCTTCAAGATAGTTCAGTAGGAGAATGTTGGGCAATAGTTGCACAAAAAGATTTCAACAACAATGGATATTTAGATCTTCTATTAGGTCACATTCATGGTTGTGGGGGCAACTGCTGTGGCAATAGTTATTCTTTTATCACTTTTGATAAAAACCACTTTGTAAGAACCCAAGAAGTTGGCAATGGAGATTATCTTCATACAGAATTGTGGAAGGGCAAGTTATCCATTCTCTTACAAACCAATGTCAAGGACTCTGTAACGGGGCACCAAAAATGGCTCAAAGAACGTTATGTTTTGCAAGGAGATAGCATCGTCAAAATAGAAACTTACAAGGCCTCAAAAATCAATACTAGTGAAAGTGATTATTTGCTACAATGGAATAACCGTAACTATCCTGCCAATAGTCATTTTACCCATGTTATAAAAAAAGAAGGACAAAGCCTATGGGCATTAGCCAATAAATACCAGACTACTGTTTCAGCCATCAAAGCACTAAATCAACTGCCCAACGATTTTATTTTCATTGGAGATAGCCTCAAAATTCCAATCCCTGATACACAAGCTTTTCATTTGCACGCCATCCGTACAGCAGGAGAAACGCTCTGGGCAATTAGCCAACACTATAACGTTCCCGTTGCTGTTATCAAACGAGTTAATGGCATTGATGGAGATACGATTAAAGTTGGGGAAACACTAAAAATCCCTAAGACGCATTAA
- a CDS encoding T9SS type A sorting domain-containing protein, translating to MYPPTLNKIIMTLHQLILCFFTLLLGIHHANATHVYGAEITYQCIGNNQYIIELELFQDCGAIAPTSSASINIASTSCAISQNISLPQTALIDITPVCPGGTSPCLTGGYGTYRVLYSDTINIVSCSDWIFSYTNCCRGASIVNLATSSSSNYVYTSLDNSSQYNNAAKFTGTGYVYAFLGQTQSYYSHAYDLDGDSLVFSLSNPLSSGAIPLSYSPGYAVSNPLGMNSPTTFDPQTGKLTFTANIQGSFIVGLQVEEYRNGVLISSANKDIYVVVFNGANNNPDFTVSNVQGGYLEDNVFHVTDPSQLSFDIVATDTTHPNDTLTFSSDIAAIGGSFTSSGTNPATASFTWPKSIPLIQEFTVSIVDNNCSPLAAGGQYFGFAIKHYDNCIPDSVQAVIAADSILSICAYDPNSLINTVSPTTTTYGTLSIDSIQNLLLYTAGSTIQVQESFWAYLSVNNGPTIDSVWVDVTTTSCVWAGDADTNKIVNHFDLLPLGLGYGQTGPIRPNAGIDYDCEPALNFVNSTPVTGTNYKHSDTNGDGLVDDNDTMAIVLNWGQIHAKNGSSSSSNAIPFYVEHETGLAGQMLQVPIMLGDSTILADSIYGIAFTINYDETMVDTNSVFVDFNTSWLGTIHSDMISVQKDFYYQGKIDVAVVRTDQTNRDGMGQIGSFNLTIKDDILKKATTQRLDLVISDVRMISNIETESAASTPPTGILVTLITPTDQLQATDHYVNVFPNPAKTKIQVQTNDQLQQLSLYNLAGQIVVANTPKQSNATLDIQNLPAGIYILKVQTAQHTSTQKVQITR from the coding sequence ATGTATCCTCCAACACTAAATAAAATAATTATGACACTCCACCAACTTATACTATGTTTTTTTACCTTACTTCTGGGTATACATCATGCCAATGCAACCCATGTCTATGGTGCAGAAATCACCTATCAATGCATAGGAAACAATCAATATATTATTGAGCTCGAACTCTTTCAAGATTGTGGCGCAATAGCCCCGACGTCCTCAGCCTCTATCAATATAGCCTCTACCTCCTGTGCTATCTCTCAAAATATCAGTCTACCCCAAACTGCCCTAATTGATATTACCCCCGTTTGTCCTGGAGGAACGAGTCCCTGTTTAACTGGCGGTTATGGCACTTATCGAGTCCTCTACTCCGATACCATTAATATTGTCTCTTGCTCCGATTGGATTTTTTCTTATACCAACTGCTGTAGAGGTGCATCCATTGTTAATCTAGCCACTTCTAGTTCTTCCAACTATGTCTATACATCTCTTGACAATAGCTCACAGTACAATAATGCTGCAAAATTCACAGGAACAGGGTACGTTTATGCCTTTTTAGGTCAAACGCAATCTTACTATAGTCATGCCTATGATTTAGATGGAGATTCTTTGGTATTTAGCCTTAGCAACCCTTTGTCCAGTGGTGCCATTCCTCTATCCTATTCTCCAGGTTATGCCGTCAGCAATCCTTTGGGGATGAACAGCCCAACTACCTTTGATCCTCAAACGGGAAAGTTAACCTTTACCGCCAATATACAAGGTTCTTTTATTGTGGGATTACAAGTAGAAGAATATAGAAATGGCGTATTAATTTCATCCGCCAACAAAGACATCTATGTTGTTGTATTTAATGGCGCAAATAATAATCCTGACTTTACCGTTTCTAATGTGCAAGGAGGCTATTTAGAAGATAATGTTTTTCACGTGACCGACCCAAGCCAACTAAGCTTTGATATTGTGGCAACCGATACCACTCATCCCAATGATACGTTAACATTTAGCAGTGATATAGCTGCGATTGGAGGCTCGTTTACTAGCTCAGGAACCAACCCTGCTACTGCTAGTTTTACTTGGCCAAAATCGATTCCACTGATCCAAGAATTTACCGTTAGTATAGTAGACAATAACTGCTCCCCTCTTGCTGCTGGAGGTCAATACTTTGGTTTTGCCATTAAGCATTATGACAATTGTATACCAGACTCGGTACAGGCAGTTATTGCAGCGGATTCGATACTCAGTATTTGTGCCTATGATCCCAATAGCCTAATTAATACCGTATCGCCAACCACAACGACCTATGGTACCTTGAGCATCGATAGCATTCAGAATTTATTGCTATATACCGCAGGCTCTACGATTCAAGTACAAGAATCTTTTTGGGCTTATCTCTCAGTCAACAATGGACCAACCATAGATTCCGTTTGGGTGGATGTTACAACAACTTCTTGCGTTTGGGCAGGAGATGCAGACACCAACAAGATCGTCAATCATTTTGATTTATTGCCTTTGGGTTTGGGGTATGGTCAAACGGGGCCCATTCGCCCCAATGCAGGGATTGATTACGACTGTGAGCCTGCACTCAATTTTGTAAATAGTACTCCTGTTACAGGAACTAATTACAAACATTCTGATACCAATGGAGATGGTCTTGTGGATGATAATGATACCATGGCCATTGTACTTAATTGGGGGCAAATCCATGCTAAAAATGGCAGTTCCTCCTCTTCCAATGCCATTCCTTTTTATGTAGAACATGAAACGGGATTAGCAGGACAAATGCTCCAAGTTCCTATTATGTTAGGCGACTCAACGATTTTGGCAGATAGCATCTATGGGATTGCCTTTACGATCAACTATGATGAAACCATGGTAGATACGAACTCTGTATTTGTAGATTTTAATACTTCTTGGTTAGGAACCATTCATTCGGATATGATTTCGGTTCAAAAAGATTTTTATTATCAAGGAAAAATTGATGTTGCTGTTGTTAGAACAGATCAAACCAATAGAGATGGCATGGGTCAAATTGGCAGCTTCAACCTAACCATCAAAGATGATATTCTCAAAAAAGCAACAACGCAACGTCTTGATTTGGTAATCTCTGATGTTCGAATGATTAGTAATATAGAAACCGAAAGCGCTGCCTCTACCCCTCCTACAGGCATTCTTGTTACGCTCATTACGCCAACGGATCAATTGCAGGCAACGGATCATTATGTCAATGTATTTCCTAATCCTGCTAAAACCAAAATTCAAGTTCAGACCAATGACCAACTTCAACAACTTTCACTCTATAATTTAGCTGGTCAGATCGTTGTTGCGAATACTCCTAAACAGTCTAATGCTACATTGGACATACAAAATTTACCCGCAGGCATTTATATCTTAAAGGTTCAGACAGCACAGCATACAAGCACTCAAAAAGTGCAAATTACTCGATAA